The following coding sequences lie in one Listeria ivanovii subsp. londoniensis genomic window:
- a CDS encoding GW domain-containing glycosaminoglycan-binding protein: MDRKCQLIMKKKFTQILLASAIVSSTLLPFAHAEAAEASQTTVSQAGMTLSQQQFIQSIASDAQDLQKEEKILTSVTLAQAILESNWGKSGLSTSGNNLFGIKGSYEGQSVSMGTQEFSNGEAYRTQADFRKYPDKKASLEDHAQLFVNGVSGNGGLYSAVIGETNYNKAAYAIQDAGYATDPAYADKLISTIEKYHLDNYDNIYDAVTSTEKQLAYAEITNSGETIWTKPYNTEGAEKASDAKNYQNKSLRITDKATTEQGTWYNLQDQGKQIGWINSKAVKIFYTPKNETNVKLDKYVTDSDQKIYAYPVEDNSKVVSALNDYKGKELDIDRRADVKNEYWYRVKTDDGKIIGWSKASGFAENNPENLTETK, from the coding sequence TTGGATAGGAAGTGCCAACTGATAATGAAAAAGAAATTCACGCAGATTTTACTAGCAAGTGCCATCGTAAGTTCAACGTTATTACCTTTTGCTCATGCAGAGGCAGCCGAAGCAAGCCAAACTACAGTGAGCCAAGCAGGAATGACTTTATCACAACAACAATTTATTCAATCCATAGCAAGCGATGCACAAGATTTACAAAAAGAAGAAAAAATATTGACAAGTGTTACATTAGCGCAAGCCATCTTAGAATCTAATTGGGGCAAAAGCGGCTTATCTACATCAGGTAACAACTTGTTTGGAATTAAAGGCAGTTACGAGGGACAATCCGTTTCAATGGGGACGCAGGAATTTAGTAATGGTGAAGCTTACCGGACACAAGCAGATTTTAGAAAGTATCCGGATAAAAAAGCATCTTTAGAAGATCATGCACAACTATTTGTTAATGGAGTGTCAGGAAACGGAGGGCTATATTCAGCAGTCATCGGAGAAACAAACTACAATAAAGCGGCATATGCAATTCAAGATGCTGGTTATGCAACTGACCCAGCATATGCAGACAAGCTTATCTCAACGATTGAGAAATATCATTTAGATAATTATGATAATATTTACGACGCAGTAACATCTACCGAGAAACAATTAGCTTATGCTGAAATAACGAATTCCGGCGAAACCATTTGGACAAAACCATACAATACGGAAGGCGCTGAAAAAGCTTCTGATGCCAAAAATTATCAAAATAAGTCACTAAGAATCACAGACAAAGCTACAACTGAACAAGGAACTTGGTATAATTTACAGGATCAAGGTAAACAAATTGGTTGGATAAATAGTAAAGCAGTAAAAATTTTTTATACACCTAAAAATGAAACTAATGTAAAACTAGATAAATATGTCACAGATTCTGATCAAAAAATTTATGCGTATCCAGTAGAAGATAATTCTAAAGTAGTTTCTGCATTAAACGATTATAAAGGAAAAGAATTAGATATTGATCGACGTGCAGATGTAAAAAATGAATACTGGTATCGTGTGAAGACTGATGACGGAAAGATTATTGGTTGGTCAAAAGCAAGCGGATTTGCAGAAAACAACCCAGAAAATTTGACGGAAACAAAATAA
- the gpmA gene encoding 2,3-diphosphoglycerate-dependent phosphoglycerate mutase, whose amino-acid sequence MKLVLIRHGQSEWNKLNLFTGWHDVDLSEEGVIEAKTAGKRIKEAGLEFDVAFTSVLTRAIKTLNFVLEESDQMWLPVNKSWRLNERHYGALQGLNKQETAEKYGADQVQKWRRSYDTLPPLLEENDERQAKNDRRYQLLDTHAIPSGENLKVTLERVIPYWMDTIAPEIKEGKRVVIAAHGNSLRALVKFLEGISDDEIMELEIPTGVPLVYELNDDLKPVNKYYLDK is encoded by the coding sequence ATGAAATTAGTATTAATACGTCATGGTCAAAGTGAATGGAACAAATTGAATTTATTTACTGGTTGGCACGATGTTGACTTGTCAGAAGAAGGCGTAATTGAAGCAAAAACAGCTGGAAAAAGGATTAAAGAAGCTGGCTTAGAATTTGATGTGGCTTTTACTTCCGTTTTAACAAGGGCTATTAAAACCTTGAATTTTGTTTTAGAAGAATCTGACCAAATGTGGCTTCCGGTAAATAAATCTTGGCGCTTGAACGAACGTCATTACGGAGCACTTCAAGGGCTAAACAAACAAGAAACCGCAGAAAAATATGGCGCTGACCAAGTACAAAAATGGCGTAGAAGCTATGATACTCTTCCACCATTACTTGAAGAAAACGACGAAAGACAGGCAAAAAATGATCGACGTTATCAATTACTTGATACTCATGCAATCCCCTCAGGTGAAAACTTGAAAGTAACTTTAGAACGAGTGATACCTTATTGGATGGACACAATTGCACCTGAAATTAAAGAAGGTAAACGAGTTGTCATTGCCGCTCATGGAAATAGTTTGCGAGCCTTAGTGAAATTTTTAGAAGGAATCAGTGATGATGAAATAATGGAGCTGGAAATCCCAACAGGTGTGCCGCTTGTATATGAGTTGAATGATGATTTAAAACCAGTAAATAAATATTACTTGGATAAATAA
- a CDS encoding YjzD family protein, protein MRYVVTVFWIFVLSLMAEFVLSSMLYVPFDMIRALVLGVGMSFFIILITFLMPKDSEVYDFK, encoded by the coding sequence ATGCGTTACGTGGTGACTGTATTTTGGATATTCGTCCTTTCTTTAATGGCAGAATTCGTTCTTTCTTCCATGTTATATGTACCATTTGATATGATACGAGCTCTTGTTTTAGGGGTAGGCATGTCCTTCTTCATTATTTTAATCACTTTCTTAATGCCTAAAGATAGCGAAGTTTATGACTTTAAGTAA